From the genome of Geminocystis herdmanii PCC 6308, one region includes:
- the tig gene encoding trigger factor: protein MKITQEKLPASQIGLEIEIPAETSKNTYEKVIKEIAKTTNIPGFRKGKVPRPILLQRIGSERIKAAVLEELIQDSLEEAIKQESINALGNYKLRSDFEELINTYKPGEVFTFLAAVDVPPEVTLGQYQGLQVKAEEVVYNEEDVNKLINERREKLATLIPVENRPAQMGDLAVIDFEGRKPTETGEEGEIIPGTEAKEYQVELSDGKFIAGFVEGVVGMNIDETKKLNLTFPDDYHQKDLAGQGVIFTITLKDLKEKELPELDDDFAQEVSEFETIAQLRESLEKQYQEKAANDTKQNIHGAIVAELLNHTSIELPDTMLEEEIQTILLQTANQLQSYGMDVNQFFTRETVTKMRETAKPEASKNLHTNLIIEKIAEQESITIGDDELAVKIAEIRETLKDREVDEAKLQKYVKHDLLAEKTLDWLQEKTQVELVPLGSLTPEEEEDSERENEES from the coding sequence ATGAAAATAACTCAGGAAAAACTTCCTGCTAGTCAAATCGGTTTAGAAATCGAGATTCCTGCAGAAACATCCAAAAATACTTACGAAAAAGTTATTAAAGAAATAGCTAAAACAACTAACATTCCCGGTTTTCGTAAAGGAAAAGTACCCCGCCCTATTTTATTGCAACGTATCGGTAGTGAAAGAATAAAAGCGGCAGTTTTAGAGGAATTAATTCAAGATAGCCTAGAAGAAGCGATTAAACAAGAATCTATTAATGCTTTAGGAAATTATAAATTACGTTCCGATTTTGAAGAATTAATTAATACCTATAAGCCTGGAGAAGTATTTACTTTTTTGGCAGCTGTGGATGTTCCTCCTGAAGTAACTTTAGGACAGTATCAAGGCTTACAGGTTAAAGCGGAAGAAGTTGTTTACAATGAAGAAGACGTAAATAAACTGATTAATGAACGTCGTGAAAAGTTAGCTACTTTAATCCCCGTAGAAAATCGCCCTGCTCAAATGGGTGATTTGGCAGTAATTGATTTTGAAGGGCGTAAACCCACTGAAACTGGAGAAGAAGGGGAAATTATACCCGGTACAGAAGCAAAAGAGTATCAGGTAGAATTAAGCGATGGTAAGTTTATTGCGGGTTTTGTGGAAGGTGTTGTCGGTATGAATATCGATGAAACCAAGAAACTTAATTTGACTTTCCCTGACGACTATCATCAAAAGGATTTAGCCGGGCAAGGAGTTATTTTTACTATTACTCTCAAGGATTTAAAAGAGAAAGAGTTACCTGAATTAGATGATGATTTTGCTCAAGAAGTCAGCGAGTTTGAAACGATAGCACAGTTAAGGGAGTCTTTAGAGAAGCAGTATCAAGAAAAAGCGGCTAATGATACTAAACAAAATATTCATGGTGCGATCGTCGCTGAATTATTAAATCATACCTCGATCGAACTCCCTGATACTATGTTAGAAGAAGAAATCCAAACGATTCTTTTACAAACCGCTAACCAACTGCAAAGCTACGGTATGGATGTTAACCAGTTTTTCACCAGAGAAACCGTTACCAAAATGAGAGAAACCGCTAAACCTGAAGCGAGTAAAAATCTCCATACTAATTTGATTATCGAGAAAATTGCTGAACAAGAATCCATTACTATTGGAGATGATGAATTAGCAGTTAAAATCGCTGAAATTAGAGAAACCCTCAAAGATCGTGAAGTTGATGAAGCAAAATTACAAAAGTATGTTAAACACGATTTGTTAGCAGAAAAAACCCTCGATTGGTTACAGGAAAAAACCCAAGTGGAATTAGTGCCTTTAGGTAGTTTAACTCCTGAAGAAGAAGAAGATTCTGAAAGAGAAAACGAAGAATCTTAA
- the queF gene encoding preQ(1) synthase codes for MVSQEKKFPEVKYGERAIEEGSLITFPNPRQGREYDISITLPEFTCKCPFSGYPDFATIYINYCPDEKVVELKTIKLYINSYRDRYISHEESINQILDDFVEACDPLSITVKGDFYPRGNVHTVIEVKHRKTLPF; via the coding sequence GTGGTGAGTCAAGAAAAAAAATTTCCTGAAGTAAAATACGGTGAAAGGGCGATTGAAGAAGGTAGTTTGATTACTTTTCCGAATCCTCGTCAGGGTAGAGAATATGATATTAGTATCACTTTACCTGAGTTTACTTGTAAATGTCCTTTCTCTGGTTATCCTGATTTTGCGACTATTTATATTAACTATTGCCCTGATGAGAAGGTAGTGGAGTTAAAAACTATTAAACTTTATATTAACAGCTATCGAGACCGATATATTTCCCATGAAGAATCGATTAATCAAATTTTAGATGATTTTGTTGAGGCTTGTGATCCTTTATCCATTACTGTTAAAGGTGATTTTTATCCTAGAGGAAATGTCCATACCGTTATCGAAGTTAAACATAGAAAAACTTTACCTTTTTAA
- the hisIE gene encoding bifunctional phosphoribosyl-AMP cyclohydrolase/phosphoribosyl-ATP diphosphatase HisIE translates to MNPSIPLSQSIPIDQIKYNEQGLVPAITQDYLDGTVLMMAWMNKESLQKTLDTGEAWYWSRSRQELWHKGATSGHIQKVKTIRYDCDSDALLLSIEQIGDIACHTGERSCFHQIDHSKSAPTADTLTELYKIICDRKEHPVESSYTCKLFEGGDNKILKKIGEEAAEVVMACKDDNPQEIAGEIADLFYHSLVALAYHQVNLRDVYKKLEERKR, encoded by the coding sequence ATGAATCCTTCCATTCCTCTCAGTCAATCAATACCCATTGATCAAATAAAATACAATGAGCAAGGATTAGTACCCGCCATCACCCAAGATTATCTTGATGGTACAGTTTTAATGATGGCATGGATGAACAAAGAATCTCTACAAAAAACCTTAGATACGGGAGAAGCATGGTATTGGAGTCGCTCTCGTCAAGAATTATGGCATAAAGGAGCAACCTCTGGACATATTCAAAAAGTAAAGACTATTCGCTACGATTGTGATAGTGACGCTTTATTATTGTCGATCGAACAAATAGGAGACATAGCCTGTCATACTGGGGAAAGAAGTTGTTTTCACCAAATTGATCACTCTAAATCAGCACCAACTGCCGATACCTTAACAGAATTATACAAAATAATATGCGATCGAAAAGAACATCCTGTAGAAAGTTCTTATACTTGTAAACTCTTTGAAGGGGGAGATAACAAAATCCTCAAGAAAATAGGAGAAGAAGCTGCCGAAGTTGTCATGGCGTGTAAAGATGACAATCCCCAAGAAATCGCTGGAGAAATCGCCGACTTATTTTATCATTCCCTCGTTGCCCTAGCCTATCATCAAGTCAACCTCCGAGACGTATATAAAAAACTGGAAGAAAGAAAAAGATAA